The Hyphomonas sediminis genome contains the following window.
AGATGGTATTGCAGCGAGGTCAGGTCCTCTTCGAGGGCGAGCATGTTGTCGAGGCCTTCGGTGACCTTTGGCGCGCCATAGAAGCGGTGCAGGACGGCGTCTTCCGCGCAGATCTCCCCAAGGTTCAGCCCGAATGCGGCAAGGCGGTCTTCTGTGGGCGGATGGGTGTCGACTGGGTGGCGCACGCTGTCGCCCAGGGCGAATTCCAGCAGCGGCGCAATGCGGCTGCGATCCACATCGATACGGACGCTTTCGGTAAAACTGCGCACGATGTTGCGTGAGAATCGGCCCTGCATCCCGCGAGAGACGACCATCTCCATCTGGCTGCCCCACATGGAGCCGAGGAGCGAGGATTTGAGCAGGGAATAAGCGATGTCCTGCGGCGATGAAACCGCAGCGCCATGCTGGTCAGCCCGGTGTTCACGGGATCGCCCGATGCGGCGTTCGACCACCGAAAAGGCGTAGATCAGATCGTCGATCAGAAGCTTGGAGGGCAGGGACAGGAGCCGCGTAATGGGCCGCCCCTTGGCGGAAAACACTTCGCTCGCATTTGTCAGACCCAGGTAAACCGGCGCAAAGCGGATGGTGTAAGAGGTGTCGCCGCCAGTGAAATGGCCCAGCTCATGGCCGATCACTGCGCGTAGTTCGCCTTCGGTGAAATGGCTCATCAGGGGTAGAGAAAGGAATAGCGTCTGCCCCTGGAGGGGGCCTTTGCCGTAGGGCGTATAGACCGGCGCGGACGTAGCAAAGAATGTCGGGTCGAGGCCGATAAGCACATTATCTGGCATGCGGGCATTCAGCGTCTTGGCAATGTCGCGCACCATCAGGCCGAGGCGCGGATACTCGTAGAAGCTGATCGGACGGGCGGCGACATAGCTTTTGGGCCGGGTGAAAAAGACGCCGAGACCGCGCAGGATGGCATATGCTGCGCCAAGACCGATCACGGCGAAGACGCCGATCAGGATATCGCTTTCAATCGCGAAGAAATGGGCGAGCGTCAGATAGGTACCCGCCGCGAAGATCGAGAAATGGACGAGCGATACGATGCCGACAACCAGTGTGATCAGAAAGGCATAGGGCCAGAAGCCGAACGACAGCACCGTGCGGTTCGCGCCGAGAATGGTTGCTACCAGCCGCGACAGCGGAACAATGGCAAAGGACAGGAGCAGAATGGCCGTGGAGACGATGGAGAGCCAGCCAAACGGCGTTGCCTCACCGCAGGCGTTACCCAGCGGGTCTGCGATGATGCTGCCTGCGCAGGAAAGCGAGCCCGTGACGGCGCCCTGAAGGCCGGCGCCTTCTTCCCAATAACGCGCAATCGTTACACCGATGCCCAGAAGCGGGATCACCGTCAGAACAGCGACCAGGCGCAGAAGTCTCAGCATGATTACGTCCCCCTCACGGGGAGAACGAAAACCCGAAACCGGGCGCTGTCAATCTGGCGTTCGATTGTGACCCCCCAACCTTGAGGGCCGTGCCTCAGATGACACCGTCCCGGCGCATCACCGTTTCCTCGGATTCGTGGGAGAGATAGGCAAGGATTTCCGTGCGCCCGTTCATCTTGACGACATAGGTCCCCAGAAAGGTCGATGTGACCCGGCCGGTTCTGGCTTTGTCGAACGTCATCGACCAGCGGACCGTGACCAGATAGTGCAGCGGAGCTACCTCTTCTGCCGAGACCAACTCCGCTTCGAGGCCGGAAAGGCCCAGATGGGTCTTCATCAGCTTCTCGCGTTCTGTCAGGGCAATCCTGTAGGCATCGTCGACCTTCCAGGCAGCAAAGCTGTCAGGCGAGGATTCAATATAGGTCGGCGCGTAGGCCGCCGCGATAGTCTCGATATCGCCGGCAAGGGATGCCTGCGCGTACAGGTCAAAGAAGCGCTTCAGCGTCTGTCCGCGCGTTTCGGCCATATCGGCACTCCGTATTGTCTGGGGCTCCGTAGCAAGGGATTGCTACGGTTGTGCGTCCGGGATGTGATAAGTCCAAGACGCATGACGCCGCGAAAGGTTGCGAACCGGTTTGTCGCAAGCCGAACGCTCGGCTAAGCCTTGGCCCATGCTGAATATCCGCCCGATTCAATCCACGCCTGAAGCGGCCCTTGCAGCCGCGGCCGATCATGCTCCTTACCTGCGCCGCCTGGCAGAGCGGGGGGTGGGGCAGGACTTCAATGCGGCCCTGAAGGCGGTGATCACGCTGCCACGGGGAATGGCCGTTGCGGATGTGATGGCCGAGCTGCGCAAGGCCAAGGCAGCCGCCCACCTGTCTTTGGCGACCGCCGACCTTTCCGGCACGCTGGACGTGATGGATGTGACACGGCACCTGACCGAGTTTGCAGGCGCGAGCCTTGAAGTGGCCCTGCAAACGGCGCTGGCGGCGCGCGGGCTGAAATCGGATGGCATCTTCGTAATCGCGCTGGGCAAGATGGGCGCCTTCGAACTTAATTATTCCAGCGACATTGATGTCTGCGCTTTCTACGACCGCGCCCAGTTTGATGGCGGTGACCGGGACCCTGGCGACGCCGCGCAGCGCGTCGTGCGCGAGATGGTGCGCATCATGGAGGAGCTGACGGCGGGCGGCTACGTCTTCCGCACCGATCTGCGCCTGCGCCCCGATCCCGGCTCAACGCCGGTCGCCGTTTCGACCAGCATGGCCGACGTATATTATGAGAGCCAGGGCCAGAATTGGGAGCGGATGGTCTGGATCAAGGGCCGCCCTGCAGCAGGCGATATTCAGGCAGCGGATCGTTTCCAGAAACGGCTTGAGCCCTTCGTCTGGCGCCGTAATCTCGACTATTGGGCCATCGGCGACATTCAGGCCATCAAGCGGATGATCAACACCAAGGTCGGGGACGACACATTCGCGGCGGTTTCGCCGGACGTAAAACTTTCGCCCGGCGGTATTCGTGAGATCGAGTTCTTTGTTCAGACGCAGCAATTGATCCTTGGCGGGCGCGAGCCTTCACTGCGGGACAACTCGACCCTCGGCGCAATGAAGGCGTTGCAGGCCGCAGGCGTTGTTTCCAGCCAAACGGCAGCGGAACTGACAACCGCCTACAAGGCACTGCGCAATGTGGAACACCGTATCCAGATGCGTCAGGACGAACAGACGCACACCGTTCCGGCCGATCCGGCGGAACGGGAGTCGGTTGCATATCTGTGCGGCTATGGAAACCTCGCCGACTTTGACCGCGATCTTCTGGAAACCCGCAAGCTGGTCCAGTCGGCCTATGATGCGTTGTTTGCACAGGAAGACCGGGCGGCGGAAACCCATGACATCGGCAACCTTGTCTTTACCGGCGTGGATGATGATCCGGGAACGGTAAAAACGCTGAGCGGTCTGGGTTTTTCCAATCCTTCTGCCGCGATCGACACGATCCGCAATTGGCACCGGGGCCGGGTTCCGGCAACGCGCACCGCGCGTGGGCGGGAAATCCTGACGGCGATCCTGCCGGGTATGCTGAAGGCGATGGGCGCAACTGGCGAGCCGGACGAAGCGTTCCGCTGGTTCTCGCGCTTCTTTGAAGGGCTGTCTTCGGGCGTGCAGACGCTTTCCATGCTGCTGGCACGGCCAGACTTGCTGGACGACCTCGTTTCCACGCTGGCGCTGGCGCCGCGCCTTGCTCAGATCCTTGCGCGCCGGCCAGACCTTCTCGAAGCGCTGGTGTCGAATGTCATGCCGCGAGCGCCGGAGTTGACGCCGGAAGTTTCATTCGATGCCGCGATGGATGGCTGGCGGCGGTATCACCGCGAACAGAGTTTCCTTGTTGGCCACCGATTGCTGCACGGCCTTCTGCCAACGGATCAGGCAGCGAAAGCCTGGACAGACCTTGCCGATGAAACCATCCGGCAGATGTCCAGCGCAGCAGAAGCGGAAACGACGCGCCGCAATGGTGAGGTGCCGGGTCGCTGGGCGGTGTTCGCGATGGGCAAGCTTGGCGGCGGCGAACTGACCGCCGGATCGGATCTCGACATCATCCTCATCTACGATTCGCAGGCGGATGATACGCAGACATGGTTCACCCGTCTGACCCAGCGCCTAATTACGGCATTGACCGCGCCGACTGCCGAAGGCGCGCTTTATGAGGTCGACATGCGCCTGCGCCCCTCCGGGCGTGCAGGGCCTGTCGCGGTCGGCCTCTCGGCGTTTCGTCATTACCAGAATGAAGAAGCCTGGACCTGGGAGCATATGGCGCTCACCCGCCTGCGCTTTGTGGCAGGCGATGATACGCTGGGGCGTGAAGTGCTCGGCATTGCTGCGGATGCAATCTGCCAGCGGGCACGCAGTGAAAAGCGCAAGGCGATTGCGGGCGATGTTACTGGCATGCGGGAAACGCTCTACCGCGAGAAGCCTGGCAAGGGGCTCTGGGATCTGAAGACGGCCGAGGGCGGACTGATCGACATAGAGTTCATGGTGCAGAAGGAAATGCTGCTGCGGGGGCGGGCGGACCTTATCCGTCCCGCGACGGCGCTGGCGTTGTCCGGATTGGCGGATGCAGACGAGAGTCAGGCGTCGGAGGAGGCGGAGGATTGGCGGTTCCTGCGAGCGGCCTTGCACCTTTTGTCCTCGATGCAACAGATACAGCGCCTGGCCCTTGGCGATGGCGATCCGGGTGAGGACGTCATTCCGGAAGGCCTTAAGAACCGCTTCTGCCGGGCGGCCGCCGAAGAGGAAGGCTTTGAAGTGCTGGAAGAGCGCCTGCGGGAGGTAAAAACCCGTGTGCATTCAATGGCCCGGAAAAAACTGCAGCTGAGCGCGACGGAATCCTGAACCCCTGCCGTTTCATAGTCGCTGGGAGTTGAAACTGGAGACCAGAGATGAAACGTTCGACAATCGCGTTCGCTAGTGTTGCTGTTATTGCGCTCGCCATGCCCCTCGCCGCTCAGGCCGGTCCCGGCAAGGGACCTCGTGGCCACGGCCCTCATATCATGCAGATGGATGCCAATGGTGACGGCGACGTGACCCGCGCAGAAGCGCAGGCTTCGATTGCGACCCGGTTTGCAAGCATTGATGGCAATTCCGATGGTTTCGTCACGCAGGATGAGATGAAAGCACATCACGAAGCCATGCGCGCCGAGATGAAAGCAAAGCGCGAAGAGCGTAGGGCGGAAGCTGAAGCCGCCGGCAAGCCGCCGCGCCCGGAAGGCAAACCGAAGCGCGAGATGGATCCGGCAAAAGCTGAAGAGTGGAAGGCCAAGAAAGCCGAAAAGGCTGCCGAGCATTGGGCTAACATGGATGCCGATAGTGACGGCCAGCTGAGCCTCGCCGAGTTTACTGCCGAGCACATCAAGTTTTTCGACAAGATGGACGCAGACGGTAACGGCACGATCACCGCGGCCGAGCTTGAGGCAGCCAAGGCCAAAATGAAGGAGCGTCGCGGAGAATGGCGCGACAAAATGAAAGGCGAACCGGCCGAGTAAGGAACAGAGTGGGGACGGGCCGGAGCCCTGAGACAATCAATTCACCCCCCCTGCGATTGTCTCCCTGTGTTCCGGCCCGGACTCAGCTAAACATCTCACCGTGGCGTTCACATCCGACCTCGATCAGATCACACGCGCCGCGGCTGGAGATGCCGCGGCCGTTCGTGCGCTCGTCAATCGGTACAGCCCCGGCGTGCTGGCGCTCGCAACGCGCATGCTGGGCGAAACGGCAGAGGCGGAAGACGTGACCCAGGAAACATTCATTCGCGCATGGAAGGCACTGCCCGGCTGGGAGCCGAGAGCAAAGTTCTCGACCTGGCTTCACCGCGTGGCGCTGAACCTCTGCTACGACCGGCTGCGCAAGCGCCGCGAAGTTCTGCCCGATGAACTGCCCGATCGTGCCGATGTGGCCCTCGGGCCGCAGGATGCGCTGGATCAGGCGCAGCGCGTGAAAGCCGTTGAGGCAGCGATCGCGCGTTTGCCCGAACGCCAGTCTGCAGCCTTGACCTTGTGCGCCCTGCAGGGGCACTCGCAGGCAGAAGCTGCGGATATTATGGAAATCAGCGTTGAAGCCCTGGAAAGCCTTCTCGCCCGTGCCCGGAGAACCCTGCGCGGCGAGCTGCTCGATGGAAGGAAAGTCTCATGACCCGCCGCATGACAGATGACCGCCTGCTCGACATCATCGAAATTTGGGGCGCGGAAGCGCATGGCTGGCCCGAGGCGGAGCGAGCGGCGGCCGAGGCCCTGCTGGCGGAAAAACCTGGCAGGTTTGCGCCTGCTCTGGCGGCAGCCCGCGAACTTGACCTGATGCTTGGCGCGCTGCCCGAACCGGACATGCCGCGCGCGCTGACGGACGCGATCATTGCCGCCGCGCCCAAGCCGGCGCGCGGTTTGCTGCCGCGCTGGGGCGGCATGAAAGCGCCCTGGGTGCCGGCAAGTGGCTTTGCTGCCGCTGCGTTCGGGTTGTTCATGGGGCTGACGATCGCGCCGGTCGCGAGCGCAGATGATGAAGTGAATGCGGAAGTGCAGGAGTTGGTTATTTCCGCGCTGGGCTTCGAGCCTGCAAATTATACGCTGGAGGAAATGGAATGAGCAGATTGCCAAACTGGCTGACCCCGGCGGCGCTGGGCGTCTCCCTGCTCGTGAACCTCGGACTGGGTGGCTATGTCATCGGTCAACATCTGCGACCGGAGCCGCCGGCAAAGGAGCGCCCGCACCGTAAACCGGAGTTTGAGCGCCCGGAAGGCATTCCGGAGCTTTCGCGCGAAGACCGGCGCCAGGTTCGCCAGTTGATGCGGCAGGGATTTGGAGCGGCGCAAGTGGAACTCGCCGAGCGGCGCGAAGCTGAGAAGCATTTCGCCAGTGTGCTGATGGCAGATCCTTATGACAGGATGGCGGCGGAGGTTGCGTTGCGCGAATTGCGCGATGCCGACGTGCGCCTGCGTGACCGGATCGGCCTGGAAGTGCTCGGCGGCGTCGATCAGCTGCGCCCGGACCAGCGCGCCTGGGTGGCGTGGATCCTCTCCGGCCCCAAAGAAGGCGACCACGGAAAACATAAATCCAGGCGCGCGAAAGAAACGCCCCCGGAAGGACCGCAGGACTAATCCCGAGACTTGTGCGCCAGGCGGGCGGCGTTCTCTTCCCAGTTCTGTCCGTCAAAGGGAACAACGGTGACCTTGAAGCTCATCCAGTCGTCCAGTGCGCGCCATGTCACCGCGAATCCATCGGGATTTGATCGCGGAATGTAAAAGCTTTTGATGCCGCAGGTCTTGCAGAACAGGTGCTTCGCGGCGCCCGTGTTGAACGTGTACTGGCTGAGATTGTCCTTGCCCTGAATGAGGCGGAATCGGCTGCCCGGTACGATGACGTGGATATTCCCACTCTTCGCACACATGGTGCAATTGCAGTCTTCGACTTCGAATGCGTCTGGCAGCTCAACCTCGAACCGCACAGCGCCGCAATGGCATCCGCCGGCACGCCAATGCAGCGAGGGGATGGTTACCCGACCCAGACTGGTGGTTTTCTCTGTGCCCATGGCGCGGCGCGCTCCAGTTGTCCTGCCAGGGAAATCAGCAGGTCTTCGCGGCCATAACGCGCGCCAAACATCATGCCAATAGGCAGGCCGGCGGGCGCCGTTGCCGTCGGTGCGGTCCAGTGCAGGGGCACGGACATTGCCGGGCAGCCAGTCTGGTTGAAGAGCGCGCAATGGGGCGCAAAACCGGCGACGGCAGCGCCCATCTGATCTGATGGCGCCGTGAGTGCCATTGTGCCCAGAAGGTCTGGCGCACGATGAAGCGTGGGGGAAAGTGTCAGGTCGAACTTGCCGGCATCGAGGAACCGCTCATAGGCAATTGCAGCCGTAATGAAGGTGTTGTTGGCTTTGGCGAGCTCTACCATTGGGACTGTGCGCCCAAGGTTTACCATCGAGGCGGTGATGGGTTCCAGATCATCATCCGTCACCGGATGACCTCGGACCATTCCGCGTTCTTCCACAAGTGCTGCGATATTCGCTGAGATCGTGAACAGAGCGGCCTTGGCGAGCGCGGTGCCGTCAATTTCCGGCGCAGCCTCAATAACGGTATGGCCGAGGCTTTCGAGAAGCTTGACCGTGTTTGCCAGGCCTTCAGCGGCATCTGCATCCGGTTGCGTGCCGTTCGGCGCCACAGGCCATAGAGCGATGCGAAGCGGTCCCGGGTCGCGCTCAAGCTCTTTCAGGTAAGGGAGGGATTGCGGCGTTGCGACGTATCGGCTGCCGGTTTCCGGTCCGCTCGTCAGGTCGAGCAGGGCGGCCGTGTCGCGTACCGTGCGGCTGACCACGCCGACTGTCGAAAGGCCATTCCAGCCTTCTGTCTTGGCTGGCCCCATGGGCATGCGGCCACGCGAGGGCTTCAGGCCGAATACGCCACAACAAGCAGCTGGGATGCGAATGGAGCCGCCACCATCGCTGGCGTGGGCGACCGGCAAAACACCTGCGGCGACGGCGGCAGCGGCGCCACCTGAAGAGCCACCGGCAATTCGGGTCGTATCCCACGGGTTCCGAGTCTGCCCATACAGGGTGGATTCCGTCGTCAGTGTAAGGCCGAACTCTGGCGAAGTTGTTGTTCCAAAGAATACCAGACCTGCCTTGCGGAAGCGTTCCACCAAGGTGGAATCCCGGCTGGCGACATTCCCCTGAAATGCCCGGCTACCAGATGTAACGGGGGCGCCTTTGACTTCAACGCCGAGATCTTTGACGAGAAAGGGCACGCCCGCATAGGGGCCAGCCAGGCCGCCTTCTGCAATCTGTTGGCGGGCGAGATCAGGATAGAGCGCCGAGAAGCAGTTGATCTCTGCCTGAGCCTTTTCGGCTCTCTCGACGGCGGCTTCCAGCAACTCCGCAGCGGAAGTTTTCCGGTCCCGGACCAGCGCGGCAAGGCCAAGTCCGTCTAGGTCTGGCTGGTTGGACATTTCTGCTTCTCCCCGGTGTGCGTTGTCTTTCCTGTTAGTTTTAGGGAGGCGCAGGAATTCCGCAACAGAAGATCAGTTACTTTGCTGCCAGATCGGTCGGCCCAAATCCGAACTTGTCACAAGGTAGTTGCCGGACAGTTCGCAGGTCGCGGCGGGTGTAAAGTGGTGCAAGTTCATGCCGCAGACAGGCGGGGTCTTTCCGTCGCCACCTCCGCTTATAGAGTCAGTATGCTGTGTAATATGGCCGTTGGCATAGATCTTCATCGGCATGATGATGGTGCGGGACGAAAGTTGGCGCGGAAGGCGCAACCTTGGCAACCCACCAAATTGGCCTTCATCCGAGATCGTCATCCTCTTCAAGCTTGGCGTCGATCTCTTCGTCGGACCAGCCGAAATGGTGGCCAAGTTCGTGGATGAAGACATGGGTGACCAGTTCCTCGACGGTCACGTCGCCGCGCTGCGCCCATTCAAACAGGATGGGCAGGCGATAGATGTAGATCAGAGGGCGTTCGACTGTCGGATTGGTCACGCTTTCCAATGTCAGCGGTATTCCGGAATAGAGGCCGGTCAGCTCCAGCGCGTCATCAATGCCCATCTCGTCGAGGATTTCATCTTCGGCAAATTCCATCACAAGGATGCGAACATCGCCTGCGGCCTTCCGCATGAACTCAGGCAGATCAGCGAAGCATTTCTCCGCCGTCAGATACATTTCATCGACGCTGGGCGCTATGCTGGTCAGCGCGCTCATGCGAGCGTAACAGCCGTGCCGGAAACGGCGACCATCATCATGGAGCCACCCTGTCCGATGACGGAGTAGTCAAACTTGATGCCGATAATGGCGTTTGCACCCAGCTTTTTGGCTTCATCAACCATCTCTTCCATTGCGCCGTCGCGGGTTTCCCGCAGCGTGCTTTCATAGGCTTCCGAACGCCCGCCGACGAGATTGGTGAACCCGGCCAGGATGTCCTTGCCGAGATGCGCGCCGATCACGACCTCGCCGCAGACGATGCCCTTGTAGGCCGATACGTCGCGGCCCTGAATGGAGTGCGTTGTGGTGAGGATCATGAAGCGTGTCCTTTCGCGGGAGGCTGTGCTTCCAAGATAAGATCAGGCGGGAGTCCTGCAAGCAGAATCGAAAGGGCGGGCCGGTGATTTCTCCGGCCCGCCCTTCGAGTTGACGCGTTGCTTGACTATTCCGCTGCTGTCTTGGCTGGATCGTTTCCGTCCAGGAGGAGTTCCAGCATCCGGATGGCGCTGTCGGCAATCACCGTGCCCGGAGGGAAAATCGCAGCGGCACCGGCGGTGCGCAGGGCATCGAAATCCTGTGGCGGGATAACGCCGCCGACGATGATCTGCGCGTTGGCGGCGCCTTCATTGCCCAGCGCGCGCTTAAGTTCGGGCACCAGCGTCAGGTGGCCTGCGGCGAGAGAGGAGGCCGCAACAATGTCCACGCCTGCCTTGCGGGCGTCGCGCGCGGCTTCTTCCGGCGTCTGGAACAGGGGGCCGATTTCGACTTCCCAGCCAAGGTCCATCAGAGCGGAAGCGACAACCTTCTGTCCACGGTCATGTCCGTCCTGGCCCATCTTGGCGATGTAGATCTTCGGCTTGCGGCCATTCTTCTGGACAAAGGCGGCGGCAAGGCCTTCGGCTTCGGTCGCTTTCTCGGTGCCTTTCACGCCGCCGCCATAAACGCCCTTGATGGAGCGGATGACGGCCTGGTGGCGGCCCTGGCTGCGCTCGACAGCTTCGGAGATTTCGCCCACGGTGGCCTTGGCGCGCGCGGCATCGACGGCGAGCGCAAGCAGGTTGCCCTTCGTGCCCGCTGCTGCCTCGGCAATCGCCTCGAGCTTGGCCGTGACTTCCGCTTCGTTGCGTTCAGATTTCAGGCGGGCGAGCTTGTCGAGCTGCATCCGGCGCACAGCGGCATTGTCCACCTTCAGCACAGGAACATCTTCTTCCTCGTCCAGCAGGAACTTGTTGACGCCGACAACCGTCTGCGTGCCGCTGTCGATACGTGCCTGCGTGTTGGCGGCGGCTTCTTCGATGCGCAGTTTGGGCAGGCCCTGTTCGATGGCCTTGGCCATGCCGCCCATCGCTTCGACTTCCTCGATATGCTTGAGGGCTTTGGCGGCGAGGTCGTGTGTCAGGCGCTCGACATAATAGCTGCCGCCGAAGAGGTCGATCGACTGGCAGGCGCCGGCTTCCTGTTGCAGCAGGATCTGCGTGTTGCGGGCGATCCGGGCTGAGAAGTCCGTAGGCAGAGCAAGGGCTTCGTCGAAGCTGTTGGTGTGCAGCGACTGGGTCTGGCCACCGGAGGCGGCGATCGCTTCCAGGCATGTGCGGATGACGTTGTTGTAAACGTCCTGCGCCGTGAGGCTCCAGCCGGAGGTTTGCGAGTGCGTCCGCAGGCTGAGGGACTTGCTGGACTTCGGTGAGAAATTCTCCTGCACCAGCTTCGCCCAGATCAGGCGCGCGGCGCGCATCTTGGCGACTTCCATGAACGTATTCATGCCGATCGCCCAGAAGAAGGAAAGGCGCGGGGCAAACGCGTCGACATCCAGGCCAGCGGCAACGCCTGCGCGGATGTATTCGATGCCATCGGCCAGCGTGTAGGCCAGCTCAAGGTCTGCTGTCGCGCCGGCTTCCTGCATGTGGTAGCCGGAGATGGAAATCGAGTTGAATTTGGGCATCTTCTCCGAGGTGAAGGCGAAGATGTCCGAGATGATCCGCATCGAGGGTTTGGGCGGATAGATGTAAGTGTTCCGTACCATGAACTCCTTCAGAATGTCGTTCTGAATGGTTCCGGCGAGTTTTTCCGGCGGGACGCCCTGTTCTTCGGCAGCGACGATATAGAGCGCCAGGATAGGCAGAACCGCGCCGTTCATCGTCATCGAGACAGACATCTGGTCCAGCGGGATGCCGGAGAACAGGGTGCGCATGTCGAGAATCGAGTCGATGGCAACGCCCGCCATGCCGACATCGCCCGTCACGCGCGGGTGATCGGAATCATAGCCGCGGTGGGTGGCGAGGTCGAAGGCGACAGAGAGGCCCTTCTGGCCAGCGGCCAGGTTGCGGCGATAGAAGGCGTTGGAGTCTTCGGCCGTCGAAAATCCAGCATACTGACGGATCGTCCAGGGCTGGTTGGTATACATCGTCGGGTAGGGGCCGCGGCCAAAGGGGGCGAGGCCGGGATAATCGTCGAGGAAGTCAAGCCCGGCGCGGTCTTTCGCGGTGTAGGCGGATTGAACGGCAATGCCCTCGGGCGTTTCCCAGGCTTCGCCCAGCTTGGCAGCGGATGCCTTCGCGTTCGGGGCGTCCAGCTCAATCTTCGTGAAATCGGGGAACTTGGTCATTGGGCAACTCCCAGCTCGGC
Protein-coding sequences here:
- the scpA gene encoding methylmalonyl-CoA mutase; this encodes MTKFPDFTKIELDAPNAKASAAKLGEAWETPEGIAVQSAYTAKDRAGLDFLDDYPGLAPFGRGPYPTMYTNQPWTIRQYAGFSTAEDSNAFYRRNLAAGQKGLSVAFDLATHRGYDSDHPRVTGDVGMAGVAIDSILDMRTLFSGIPLDQMSVSMTMNGAVLPILALYIVAAEEQGVPPEKLAGTIQNDILKEFMVRNTYIYPPKPSMRIISDIFAFTSEKMPKFNSISISGYHMQEAGATADLELAYTLADGIEYIRAGVAAGLDVDAFAPRLSFFWAIGMNTFMEVAKMRAARLIWAKLVQENFSPKSSKSLSLRTHSQTSGWSLTAQDVYNNVIRTCLEAIAASGGQTQSLHTNSFDEALALPTDFSARIARNTQILLQQEAGACQSIDLFGGSYYVERLTHDLAAKALKHIEEVEAMGGMAKAIEQGLPKLRIEEAAANTQARIDSGTQTVVGVNKFLLDEEEDVPVLKVDNAAVRRMQLDKLARLKSERNEAEVTAKLEAIAEAAAGTKGNLLALAVDAARAKATVGEISEAVERSQGRHQAVIRSIKGVYGGGVKGTEKATEAEGLAAAFVQKNGRKPKIYIAKMGQDGHDRGQKVVASALMDLGWEVEIGPLFQTPEEAARDARKAGVDIVAASSLAAGHLTLVPELKRALGNEGAANAQIIVGGVIPPQDFDALRTAGAAAIFPPGTVIADSAIRMLELLLDGNDPAKTAAE